Within the Salvia hispanica cultivar TCC Black 2014 chromosome 4, UniMelb_Shisp_WGS_1.0, whole genome shotgun sequence genome, the region TAATATTGAGAGGCTAAAATGCTTAGCCCCAACACTTATCTTTAGTATGTTGTTTATAATTGTTAGAAATGTCATGGGAAAATATAGCTTAAAACATCTGGACTCCTCTCTGTTTTCTAGTCCCTGCATTAGTTGCTTGTTCTGAAAGGTCCCATTGTTGGGTGTTTAAATCTGGTTTATTCTTATAAGTAGTGTTTAtttgttggaaaaaaaatgtattatgttttgttataGCAACCGTATTATCAGGAGGAcaatttttgcttttattttttgttgaagtcCTTGCTCCTTGCTATCTATGTGTAACAGATGCCAAATAGTATGAATCCTAGTTCCCCTATTAAGGCCCTTATCCTTGAAATTTACATGTGAATCTTCCTCATGCTCAGAGATGATTAATTTAGGGTGTTCTTTGACCATGCACAGATTGAACGTGTTGTGAAAAGGATGGAAGAAAACAGCAAAAATGACCTTGTAGTTTTTGAGTGGTTCAAGATTCATGTCCTACAGTCCAAGCTTGAAACCAGCATTGGTCATCAAGAGCTGGTTTGTAATCTATTCCTCAATCAGTGTGTATAACTGCTTGGCCAAGCAGTTTATGCTAGTTACTTTATGAGTTTTCCTTGGATGATATGGGGACCTTGACTATGTTGTATTGATAACTGTGTGAATGCGACTTTACATATAAATCAATAGTAACTGCACTCTTTCCGAGTGGACCAATTTTATCTTGGCCTGCTTGATAGTCAATGTACAGTCTATCTATTCTAGCAGATCCAGCATTTGTTTGGCACTATATCTTGAACTGATAAATAGTTATAGTTTTTGACTCGTTATGCTAGTGCTCGAGGAATGCTGATTATTGGCTCCTGGGTTTCCCTTTTCGTCCCCACTCCTCAGTAGTTTACCAACGCCAGAACTCCGACCCTTCTTTCAAACTTATGtgattcaaaaaaattgactaTCCATGCTTAGAATCTTATCTGTATTTTGTTCAACAATATGTAATAAGTTATCGACTAAGGTGATATGGCTGACGCGGATCTTGGTTGCTTTGCAGTGGTCTTTTCTGTCGTTAGGGGGAAAGGTGAAAGAGGACCATATCTCTCATTTAATTAGTGCTGGGCTTCTTGTAAgtataactatatttattttaatctaacACTTGAATTTTACTTAATTGATTTCGAATCACTAAACCATGGTGCTTTAGACTTTTAGATGTGACATTTTGCTCTCATTTTCCGATTTGTTATATTGCTTTTTAACCATTGCAGTTTCCTTCTAGATTCGCCAACTTATTGATCAGAACATGTATTGGTTTTCAATTCCAAACATTGGCTCAGTACTCAAAGGTCTATCACAGGTAACAATGAGATGTTTCGATCTGTAAACAATTGATTCTccagtttttttcttttttgcgGGAAAGCTTCATTGATTAAGACAATACTGCAAGGGAGATTTTGCAGCTCATACTCCAAGACATGCTTTGCAAGAAATTTTTCTTGGAAAAACATTGACTTGTTGAATTAGGAAAGCAGCTCCTAGGCAGTTATTGAGAGATTAAATTCTATCCTGAATATCTAGTAAAAGTCGTTGCTCTAATTGTTAGATATTGGTGTTTGATTATTGCATTgctcaaaatttgatttgagtGTGATCACAACCTCATTCTTAGTACTGCTTCCGCTTCACCTATATCAGTGGGCTCTCAATTTATTTGTGAGGATTGAAGAAGTAATACAATGCACATAAGTATGACATAATACTGGTCTCATGCTTTTGGTTTATTCAACACTTTAGGGAAGGAAGGAGCTTATGTCTCTTCTAAGCCGAAGAAAATACAAGGAGATGATGATGGCTGCTTTGGAGGTTAAGCGCCTGAGATTTTCTCCTCTGGATATGAGATTTCATCTACGAGATCTAATAGGTTCGGGTCAGCTCAAAACCATTCAGACACCTAGCGGCTTGATTGTACGAGTTGCTAAAGATTAAACTATGGTAAGTAAAGTACCTTCTTTGAGTGCATCtaacaattcatttatagAATGATCTGTTAGCTGCACTTCGTGTAATGTTTAGTCGAACGATGCACACGTTTCCCATTTCAGATGAAGATGATATTCGTTTTTCCTTAGCAGGTCACTGCGATTTTCTTGACGCCAAAGTTTGTTCCCTTAGCAGGTCACTGCAATTTTCGTAGCAGGACACCGCAAGATTGAAGCCTCTTGAAGATTGCTTCTTCTGAATCACTggtagatttttttattggaaaaCATGAGCTTCTTGATTTCTAATTATAGGCTGACTTTGGTGTATCATGAATTCTGTTTGTTATCAATCGAAATACTTCTGCTTGTGTAGTAAGAGACTACATGCTTAATACATCTATccaataaaactattttattattgccTCAATTTTCGTACGGATGTAAACacaatttttacaaataatttacataaatcATCATACTCTAATTGCTTAAGCTGTCTTAGCTTAAAAGCTACTAGAAAAAGCAACTTTTTCTGCAAAATGATGAGTCAATTAACAAATGCAGGCTAGCTAGTATACTAGGAGTAGAAAcaagagaaaagagagaagaaatcaagaaatgaaTTGTTTGAAAATCCTTGGATATTTTTCAAGACACTAAATTAGTGGGCACACCTTCTTTCATCCTCGTACACCATAACatcaaacaacacatcaatGTCAGGTTTCATCTCAGCCATTAGAACATCCATCTTCTCATATATCTCATCAAGCCGTGGATGAGCTTTATCCCCCACTACAAACATATGCACCTCAGCTTGGATCTCGATCCAGCTACACCCTGGTTCATTCTTCAGTCCACTATGTCTCATGATCCTCCTCATCTTCGCAACCTCGGTGCCGGCGCTGGCCTCCTAATCCCCGTCCCTCTTGACGTACTTCTCGTGATCCGACAGCGCCACATTGAAATCAAACGCCTCATTCCTCTCACTGAACCCGAGCCCTATGAAGGAGTGCTTCCCGCGCCCATCGATCCTTAGCACGAAGTAGCGCGAGGAATCGAGGACGGGCTCGACGGCATGTTGCATGCATGATCATTGAAGCTCCATCCATACATGCATGCAACATTACTATCGTGTGTTGTGGCGCGATAGGTGGCTAGTAGATATTAAATAAGCTGAGTTGCGTCTAATAAGAGCACATGTTTCATCCGAGTTGGCGTGCTGAGGTGGCGAGGCTGAGGTGGCAGAGTAAAGCACGAGACGCGTGAGGAATCGGGTATATAAGGGACCACCACCTTTATCCAAAGCATGTGGAGTCGTGTGATTGTTCATGATGCTGAGGTCGTGGATCTAGCATTGTTATCGTTCATTGTTATCGTTCATCTCTTACGTTCAATTCCTTCAATTTGTACTACACTCCTCTTTGATTACGTTGAATATAATTCCTACCGTTTGAATCGTTCCAGTTATTGAGTTTATCGTTGTTACTCTGTATTTGTTGAATTGTTGAGGTAGTTGCGATCGAAATTGGGAAGTCACGAGGAAAGATCGTAACAAGTGGTATCCAGAGCATTCGATCTCCGGACGTTGGGTCGGTGACGCGAAGCATGGAAATGGAGAGGAAAGTGATGGATCTGGTGGAGAATCTGGTAGAAAACGGGTGGGTGAATTGTTGGAGAAATCGACGAAGGATTAGAATGGGAAGCTTGATCTGTTGGAGAAATCAACGAAGGATCAGAGTGGGAAGCTTGATCAAATTACGAACGCAATTGCAGCGCTCAATTTACAGAATCTAAAGAACAAAGCTGCGGCGGAAAATGGAGAAGGTAGTAGTGGTGGAGGTTTGAGAGAAGGGAAGAATGATTGGAGATCTACACGCTATGAGTTCCCTAAGTTCGATGGAGCTGGATTTGAGGGATGGGTGTTGAGGGCGGAATACTTTTTTCAGGTGGCGAAGGTGCCGGAGGAGGAGAGGGTGAGAGTCGCGGCAGTGCATCTCGAAGGCAGAGCTATGCAATGGCACAGGGGATTCGAGAGTTTGCATGGTGATATGGCGTATGTGGATTGGACATGCTATATTTCATCCTTGGCAGCTCGATTTGGAGCTCAAGCTTACGAAGATCCTCTCTCAGATCTGCGGAATCTCAAGCAGAAGGGGACATTGCAGGATTATATGGATGCGTTTGATGAGTTGTTTCCGAGGGCTGGTATTAGAGAAGATCAGGCGTTGAGCTTCTTTTTGTCTGGGCTAGTTGATGAGCTACAGATGCCGGTGCGAATGTTTAGGCCAAAAGGATTAGCAAAGGCATATTCATTGGCTAAGTTACAAGAGCTGACCGTTAAGGCTCTCGGTGTTAAGCCTAAAGGAGTACCAAGTAGTGCATCATCGGGTAATAGCTATTACTCAAATAGTAAACCCATGGCAGTCACAACTACTAACAAGCCAGTGGGAAATTCAAGCAATTTTGGTGGAGGAAATAGGGATGGTAATCGTTTTGGGGGAATTAGAGCTAGTACACACTTATCTCCTAAGGAGTTGGATGAAAAAAGGGCTAAGAAGGAGTGTTTTTGGTGTACTGAAAAGTTCACTCCCGACCATAAATGTTCTAATAGGAAATCTTATGTGATACACTTGATAGAATTGGCAAAGCTAGCAAGGGGAGAGGAGTTGGAAGAGAAATGAGCATAGGCAGAGGAGAATGGAGATGAAGGAGTTGATCTGCAGTTATCATTGCATGCTTTGTGGGGAAAGGATGGGCCTCAAGTCATGAGGATCAGGGGAATATGTCAGAAAAGAGCTCTTAAGATACTAATTAACACAGTGAGCACCCATAATTTCTTGAGTTCTAAGATGGCTATGAAAATCAGTTGTGAGCTCACTCCAGTTCTAAAGCGGTTGAGGTGGCAAATGAGCAGATTTTGCagtgtaataaaaaatgcagCAACCTAGAGTGGGAGATGAGATGCAGGGCTCATTGTTTCAAGCTGAAGTCTACATCATTAATCTGGAAATTTATGATCTTATATTAGGAGGAGAATGGCTGTCCACCTTGGGTGAGATTAAATGGAATTTCAGTAAGCTCAGTATGGTATTTGAAGTGGAGGGAGAAGAAATGAAGTTACAAGGAGAGTTGTGATCACTAAAAACTGAGCAGCTTCATTGCCTGCATATCTTAAATCAGTAGGAAGCAGATGGGGATGAAAGAAAAGACAATCAGTGGATGCCTTCTGTGGAAGAAAAAATTGGTAGCTGCTGTCAGGCCAGTGTGGAAGAATTATGGCCAAATCTCACTATGATCTTGGAGACAATGACGGATCCAGAAAGCAAAACTCGTGGGGTCGGATATGAATAAGAATTAATGATATATTATacttagtatatatatatgtataattaaaatatttatctttaaatataatatattaaataactagtatttttttttaaatattactaccaAATAGCACTAttgtttattactccctccgtcccagaaagattgtcctagttcattttttgtactcgttttgcaaaaataataataaataggtttggttgaaagagagtaaaataagagaaagaatagtGTAGGTATgactattctctacattattttctcttttactttactctctctctactttaactatttattattatttttgcaaaacgagtgtgaaaaaggaaatgggacaatctttctgggacggagTACAAAATAGTCGATAAGTACAATATCTATATCTTAAAGTATAAGGAACATACCAcacaaacaaatttttacattttttatttttcaaaatatttgtatctattattattagttgtatttaaactataaataaaatcaaaagcaaattacagataaaattaattaacaatagtatcaaataaaagttatttttataatgtatacCGATTTTAGTGGTACCTAAACACGCATAACGCATATTAAATGAAgtattaacaaatttaaaatataaaaataactaggatttaaaaataaaatttatttgatccactttacaaaataaaggtgtctctcttcttctccaagaGCCACTTCCACGGTTCCACGCCATTCTTTTCCTAATTCTTTCTCCAAAACAAACTTTGTAGTtgcaaaattcaaactttgtCACGTTATTCTTTCACCGTGtttgtagtagtaatagtattCTCCATCTCTCTGTTTCTCtaattatccaaaaaaaaattcattttttaattctctttCGAGCCGGAGCTGCCGTGGGGTCGAAAGAGAAGCTACTGTGGGACGGTGAACTGACAAAATGAAATTTCCCAGCATCACCATGGACCGatggtggggtcggccgaccctgCTCGACCCCACCTCCGTCCGTCATTGCTTGGAGAAGTATAATGACCTTTTTGAAGAGCCAAGGAAGCTACCACCTCAGAGAGAGCAGGACCACAATATTGTTCTGAAGGAAGGGGCAGAAACAGTCAATATTAGGCCCTATAAGTATGCATCTTAGCAAAAGGATGTGATTGAGAAAATGATTGCAGAAATGTTAGAGGCAGGGGTTATAAGGCACAGTGAAAGCTCTTTTGCTAGTCCTATTGTCTTAATAAAAAAGGACTTATCTTGGAGGATGTGTGTTGACTACAGGGCTTTGAATGCCATTACAGTGAAGGACAAATATCCTATACCAGTTATTGAGGAACTGCTTGATGAGCTAGGAATGGCTGCATGGTTTTCTAAAATAGATTTGCGTTCTAGGTATTGGCAAGTCAGAATGAGGCCAGAGGATGTGCATAAAACAACCATTAAAACACACTCAGGTCATTGTGAATTCTTAGTTATGCCATTTGGCTTAACAAATGCTCCAGctacttttcaaaatttgatgaatacTGTCTTTAGAGAGCAGCTAAGGAagtttgttttggttttcttTGATGATATATTAATCTATAGTGCAAGTAAGGAGGAACATGAACAACATTTGACTGTGGTGATGGAAATTATGAGGGAACATTGCTTGCTGGCCAAGAGGTCTAAATGTAGTTTTGGATGTAAGAAGATTGAATATCTGGGGCATGTCATATCTGAGGAGGGAGTTGCCACTGATGAGGGAAAGATTGAGGCTGTTAAAAATTGGCCTCAGCCTAAAACGGCCAAACACATTAGGAGCTTCCTAGGCCTAACAGGGTACTACAGGAGATTTGTATACAATTATGGGTTGATGGCTAGACCTCTGATAGAAGTGATAAAAGGTGCAGTGTTCAAGTGGACAAAAGAAGCTCAGGAGGCCTTTGAGAAGTTGAAAAATGCCATGGTTACAGCTCCTGTGATGGCCTTGCCTGACTTTACCGAAGAGTTTGTGGTAGAAACAGATGCATCTGGGGTGGGAATTGGAGCAGTTCTGATGCAGGAAAAACACCCCATAGCCTTCATAAGTAAGTCACTATCCCCTAAATATCAAGCTATGTCTATGTATGAAAAAGAGTTACTGGCAATATTAATGGCTGTGAAAAAGTGGTATCATTATCTCCAGTGTAAGAAATTTGTTATACTCACTGATCATCAAAGCTTGAGGTATCTAGGGGAGCATAAATTAACAACTCCCACTCAGCAAGCCTGGATGACCAAGTTGATGCACTTTGACTATGAGATCAGATACACGAGAGGTGTGGAAAATTCTGCAGCTGATGCTTTATCCAGGGTACGGTACCTGAAGTGTTACATATGCTCTGACCTCTTATGTGGTTCCTCTTGAATTAATAGCCAATATTAAGGCTTCCTGGAATAAAGATTTGCAGattcaacaaatattaaagGAGAAAAAGCAGGATGAAGCCTCACATCCTAAGTTCAGTTGGAATAAGGAGGAGTTAAGGAGGCATGGGAAGCTGGTAGTTGGGAATGACTTACAGCTTAAGGCTCAAATCCTGACCATTTTTCATGAATCTGCTCTGGCTGGCCACTCTGGAGTCTTGGGTACCTATAAAAGGATCTCTGCACTGTTGTATTGGCCAAAATTGATGAAGGAGGTGAGGGAGTTTGTAAGGCTTTGTGTTATCTGTCAAGTACAAGCCAGGTAATTCTTCTCCAGCTGGTTTACTGCAGCCCTTGCCCATGCCTACTGCTTTATTCACTGACCTAATCATGGACTTCATTGAGGCACTTCCAAAGTCTCAAGGAAAGGATACTATAAATCTATAATGGTGGTTGTTGATAGGCTGAGCAAATATGCCCATTTTATGGCATTATCTCACCCTTTTACTGCTAAAAAGGTGGCTGAGGTATTCTTAGATTCTATGTTTAAGCTTCATGGAATGCCTGTGAAAGTAGTGAGTGACAGAGGATCAATATTTGTGGGGTCTTTCTGGAGGGACTTCTTGACTATATTGGGTGTGGATCTTCTCTACTCTACTGCTCACCACCCTGAAACAGATGGCCAGTCCGAAGTGGTGAATAGATGCTAGCAATGCTACTTAAGGTGCACCATAGGGGAGAAGTCTCACTCTTGGGCACAGTGGTTAGGATTGGCTTAATACTGGTACAATACCTCTTTCCATTCCAGTATTAAAATGACCCATTTTGAGGCATTATACGGATATGCACCCCCACTACATGTTCCCTATCTACCCGGGGATTCTAATGTAGAGGCTGTAGATATTGCCCTCAGGgacagagagagaggagaTGATAGACATCctcaaaagaaatatttctAAGGCTACTGACCGTATGAAGAAGTAGGTGGATAAGCATCGAAGTGATAAGGAGTATGTTATAGGAGATTGGGTGTGGTTGAAGTTGCAAGACTATAGGCAGAGATCCATAAGAGGACAGCATCACAAGTTCGAGCCTAAATATTTTGGTCCTTATCAAGTGGTGGACAAGATTGGTAAGGTTGCTTACAAGCTCAATCTGCCCTCCTCGACTACAATCCATGATGTATTCCATGTGTCCTTGTTGAAGCCCGGCACATAACCTACTGGACCAGTAGCCGATCTACCCAACATTTCTCATATCAATGATGTCGTGCCTCTAGCAATAGTGGAACAGAAAATGGTGAAAAGACACAATCAAGCAGATACAAAATGGCTAATTCATTGGGCAGGCAAGTCTCCGGCTGATGCCTCTTGGGAGTTTGCAAATGTTGTGAAGGAGCGATTCCCTTGGttccttgaggacaaggaaCCTTAAGGGGGAGGCTTTGTTGCATGCATGATCATTGAAGCTCCATCCATACATGCATGCAACATTACTATCGTGTGTTGTGGCGCGATAGGTGGCTAGTAGATATTAAATAAGCTGAGTTGCGTCTAATAAGAGCACATGTTTCATCCGAGTTGGCGTGCTGAGGTGGCGAGGCTGAGGTGGCAGAGTAAAGCACGAGACGCGTGAGGAATCGGGTATATAAGGGACCACCACCTTTATCCAAAGCATGTGGAGTCGTGTGATTGTTCATGATGCTGAGGTCGTGGATCTAGCATTGTTGTCGTTTATTGTTATCGTTCATCTCTTACGTTCAATTCCTTCAATTTGTACAGCAATAGTGGAACAGAAAATGGTGAAAAGACACAATCAAGCAGATACAAAATGGCTAATTCATTGGGCAGGCAAGTCTCCGGCTGATGCCTCTTGGGAGTTTGCAAATGTTGTGAAGGAGCGATTCCCTTGGttccttgaggacaaggaaCCTTAAGGGGGAGGCTTTGTTGCATGCATGATCATTGAAGCTCCATCCATACATGCATGCAACATTACTATCGTGTGTTGTGGCGCGATAGGTGGCTAGTAGATATTAAATAAGCTGAGTTGCGTCTAATAAGAGCACATGTTTCATCCGAGTTGGCGTGCTGAGGTGGCGAGGCTGAGGTGGCAGAGTAAAGCACGAGACGCGTGAGGAATCGGGTATATAAGGGACCACCACCTTTATCCAAAGCATGTGGAGTCGTGTGATTGTTCATGATGCTGAGGTCGTGGATCTAGCATTGTTGTCGTTTATTGTTATCGTTCATCTCTTACGTTCAATTCCTTCAATTTGTACTACACTCCTCTTTGATTACGTTGAATATAATTCCTACCGTTTAAATCGTTCCAATTATTGAGTTTATCGTTGTTACTCTGTATTTGTTGAATTGTTGAGGTAGTTGCGATCGAAATTGGGAAGTCACGAGGTAAGATCGTAACAAGGCGGCATCGCGCTGGCCGGGATTGACGAAAAAGGCGGCGAAGAGGTCGCCGGAATTGGGGTCCTCGTGGCGGATCTCGCAGCGAACGTGGCAGGAGACGACGCGGAGGCGGCCGGACCAGATCTTGTCGGACTGGAGCCACTCGCCGCACTTGTAGCCGCCGCTGGTGGGGCGGGGAGGGATCTTGTAGACGTCGACTTCGCGGACGACGAGGGTGTGCTCGAAGGTCTACTGGTCGTCGTCGTACGACATCGTTTCGGAGCTCACTCAGAATTTGGGTTGGTTCGTCGGTTTCAGATGCAGGATTGATTTGTGTTTGTTGAAGAAGCTGAAGGTGGAGCTGTGAAAACGCGGAGCGGATTTCCTACTCCACATTCCCTACTCCATCCCTAATACACACTcacaacttaataaaataatgttataatATGTAAGCGATGGTCAAGTAGTGGTAATATtatataacattattttattaagttgtgATAGTGTCTATTAGGGATAGAATAGGGAATGTGGAGTATGAGATCTACTCCGGTGAAAACGTGGGTTTAAAAGCCAAGCCAATGGAATTTTCAACtgtaattaattgaatagGCTTTTTACCGGGCCGGGTCGGGCCGGGCTATGAAGCGGGGGTAGATATGGAATTTCAGTATGCGTCACCATTGGTAGACTAAAGTCTAGACCTCACCAAACCAAAGCTCTGTTTCGTACTGTCACTGAAGCGAAGACTCTCAACCGCGGTGAGCAATCTCCTCCGCATTTTATCCTCAGCCTCTCACTTTTTACGATTCTCCTTGTTCTGATTCGCTGATCGTCGCCTCATCACCGATATTTTCATCAGGAAATGNNNNNNNNNNNNNNNNNNNNNNNNNNNNNNNNNNNNNNNNNNNNNNNNNNNNNNNNNNNNNNNNNNNNNNNNNNNNNNNNNNNNNNNNNNNNNNNNNNNNTATTATGTTCGAGTCTGATCACTATATCACGTACCTGTATTCCCTAATACAATTTTGATACTTGCATGGGATTAGCTAGTTGCATCACCTGTTGAGAGAGTGTCATAGGCATAAATGAAGATGTAGGTGTGGCGAGTGGGGTTTTCTTGGCTGGTAATTGAGTGGTTAATCTGACTATCATATATTGCTTACTAATGTATTAAAAgcatatttttagattttacaTGAATTGAAGTTTGGCAGAGATTAGAATCACCATTAGTTGTATAAATTAATGTGCACTTCTATGCCCCAACTCTGAAGTTATGTTTTGTTGCACTCAGTTCGAAAGCTTGCCTTTTTTGCATTGGTTTCATATATaatgttgaaaattaataaataaaataatactatatcaAATACTAGTATGTCATTA harbors:
- the LOC125223536 gene encoding serine/threonine-protein kinase 19 homolog isoform X4; this encodes MALRMMRAQFPHIQKVSVPPFVLQSQLYSSIKNRTEVDREIESLKREKVVRIFKLNTGQDDHAIMFIDDYISQIERVVKRMEENSKNDLVVFEWFKIHVLQSKLETSIGHQELWSFLSLGGKVKEDHISHLISAGLLIRQLIDQNMYWFSIPNIGSVLKGLSQGRKELMSLLSRRKYKEMMMAALEVKRLRFSPLDMRFHLRDLIGSGQLKTIQTPSGLIVRVAKD
- the LOC125223536 gene encoding serine/threonine-protein kinase 19 homolog isoform X2 encodes the protein MSNKIPESEPSTSRKRRRNEEPEPQSENDVVNSHSLSLEDNFAFSDTLMALRMMRAQFPHIQKSQLYSSIKNRTEVDREIESLKREKVVRIFKLNTGQDDHAIMFIDDYISQIERVVKRMEENSKNDLVVFEWFKIHVLQSKLETSIGHQELWSFLSLGGKVKEDHISHLISAGLLIRQLIDQNMYWFSIPNIGSVLKGLSQGRKELMSLLSRRKYKEMMMAALEVKRLRFSPLDMRFHLRDLIGSGQLKTIQTPSGLIVRVAKD
- the LOC125223536 gene encoding serine/threonine-protein kinase 19 homolog isoform X1; the protein is MSNKIPESEPSTSRKRRRNEEPEPQSENDVVNSHSLSLEDNFAFSDTLMALRMMRAQFPHIQKVSVPPFVLQSQLYSSIKNRTEVDREIESLKREKVVRIFKLNTGQDDHAIMFIDDYISQIERVVKRMEENSKNDLVVFEWFKIHVLQSKLETSIGHQELWSFLSLGGKVKEDHISHLISAGLLIRQLIDQNMYWFSIPNIGSVLKGLSQGRKELMSLLSRRKYKEMMMAALEVKRLRFSPLDMRFHLRDLIGSGQLKTIQTPSGLIVRVAKD